Proteins encoded in a region of the Saccharothrix ecbatanensis genome:
- a CDS encoding DUF2891 domain-containing protein produces MSDTRLDDNMAARLLSTAVENLRRDYPTHWSHVITGDADLVPQRVLHPIFAGSFDWHSCVHQTWLAVRVLRSRPEVEGAAEARRVLDSLITPEHAETEAAYFDGPGGGFWERPYGWAWLLVLDAELRTWGSPWAVALRPLSVVLRDRYLAKVAGARLPNRSGTHGNTAFATGLVLDAARAVGDEELAAACVEAALRWHREDVGYGGFEPDAADFLSPALTEADLMRRVLPADAFTAWFEAFLPNLEEARWKVLREPVPVDDPGDAYGSHLVGLALSRAWQWRSIAAALPAAHRYADLARTAADAHREAGLAYVFGHGYYAEHWLGTFAAYLHLGAFHD; encoded by the coding sequence ATGTCCGACACCCGGCTGGATGACAACATGGCGGCCCGGCTGCTGTCGACCGCGGTGGAGAACCTCCGGCGGGACTATCCGACGCACTGGTCGCACGTGATCACCGGGGACGCCGACCTGGTGCCGCAGCGGGTGCTGCACCCGATCTTCGCCGGGTCGTTCGACTGGCACTCGTGCGTGCATCAGACCTGGTTGGCGGTCCGGGTGCTGCGGTCGCGGCCCGAGGTCGAGGGTGCGGCGGAGGCCCGTCGGGTGCTGGATTCGCTGATCACCCCGGAGCACGCGGAGACCGAGGCGGCGTACTTCGACGGCCCCGGCGGCGGGTTCTGGGAGCGGCCCTACGGATGGGCGTGGCTGTTGGTGCTCGATGCGGAACTCCGCACCTGGGGTTCACCCTGGGCGGTGGCGCTGCGGCCGTTGAGCGTGGTCCTGCGTGACCGGTATCTCGCCAAGGTGGCCGGTGCGCGGCTGCCGAACCGGTCCGGCACGCACGGCAACACCGCGTTCGCCACCGGGCTTGTGCTCGACGCGGCGCGCGCTGTGGGTGACGAGGAGCTGGCCGCGGCGTGCGTGGAGGCGGCGTTGCGGTGGCACCGGGAGGACGTCGGGTACGGCGGGTTCGAGCCGGACGCGGCGGATTTCCTGTCCCCCGCGCTGACCGAGGCGGACCTGATGCGGCGGGTGCTGCCGGCCGACGCGTTCACCGCGTGGTTCGAGGCGTTCCTGCCGAACCTGGAGGAGGCGCGCTGGAAGGTGCTGCGCGAGCCGGTGCCGGTGGACGACCCGGGTGACGCGTACGGGTCGCACCTGGTCGGCCTCGCCCTGTCCCGCGCCTGGCAGTGGCGTTCCATCGCCGCCGCCCTACCGGCCGCCCACCGCTACGCCGACCTGGCCCGCACCGCCGCCGACGCCCACCGCGAGGCCGGCCTCGCCTACGTCTTCGGCCACGGCTACTACGCCGAGCACTGGCTCGGCACCTTCGCCGCCTACCTCCACCTCGGCGCGTTCCACGACTAG
- a CDS encoding class II 3-deoxy-7-phosphoheptulonate synthase: MNWTVDVPVDTLPELPPLPPELRTRLDDALGRPAAQQPEWPDAEQVRRVRAVLESVPPITVPAEIDRLSANLAEVARGEAFLLQGGDCAETFADNTEPHIRANIRTLLQMAVVLTYGASLPVVKIGRIAGQYAKPRSSGIDALGLPSYRGDIVNSLVATPEARVPDPSRMIRAYANAGAAMNLLRAMTTAGMADLHKLHDWNKDFVRQSPAGERYEALAGEIDRGLRFMSACGVNDASLHTTEIFASHEALLLDYERALLRLDTNGDKPRLYDLSSHFLWIGERTRQLDGAHIAFAELLSNPIGLKIGPSTTPEMAVEYVERLDPHNQPGRLTLISRMGNGKVRDVLGPIVEKVTASGHQVIWQCDPMHGNTHEASTGYKTRHFDRIVDEVQGFFEVHRRLGTHPGGIHIELTGEDVTECLGGAQEISDIDLAGRYETACDPRLNTQQSLELAFLVAEMLRS; this comes from the coding sequence GTGAACTGGACCGTGGACGTGCCCGTGGACACGCTTCCCGAGCTTCCGCCCCTCCCGCCCGAGCTGCGCACGCGGCTGGACGACGCGCTGGGGCGCCCCGCCGCGCAGCAGCCGGAGTGGCCGGACGCCGAGCAGGTGCGCCGGGTGCGCGCCGTGCTGGAGAGCGTGCCGCCGATCACCGTGCCGGCCGAGATCGACCGGCTGAGCGCGAACCTGGCCGAGGTCGCCCGCGGCGAGGCGTTTCTGCTTCAGGGCGGTGACTGCGCGGAGACGTTCGCGGACAACACCGAGCCGCACATCCGCGCCAACATCCGGACCCTGCTCCAGATGGCCGTCGTGCTCACGTACGGCGCCAGCCTGCCGGTGGTGAAGATCGGCCGCATCGCGGGCCAGTACGCCAAGCCGCGCTCGTCGGGCATCGACGCGCTCGGCCTGCCGTCCTACCGCGGCGACATCGTCAACTCGTTGGTCGCCACGCCCGAGGCACGCGTGCCGGACCCGTCGCGGATGATCCGCGCCTACGCCAACGCGGGCGCGGCGATGAACCTGCTGCGCGCCATGACCACCGCGGGCATGGCCGACCTGCACAAGCTGCACGACTGGAACAAGGACTTCGTCCGCCAGTCGCCGGCGGGGGAGCGGTACGAGGCGCTGGCCGGTGAGATCGACCGCGGCCTGCGGTTCATGTCGGCGTGCGGCGTGAACGACGCGTCGCTGCACACCACCGAGATCTTCGCCTCGCACGAGGCGCTGCTGCTGGACTACGAGCGCGCGCTGCTGCGCTTGGACACCAACGGCGACAAGCCGCGGCTGTACGACCTGTCGTCCCACTTCCTGTGGATCGGCGAGCGGACCAGGCAGCTGGACGGCGCGCACATCGCGTTCGCCGAGCTGCTGTCCAACCCGATCGGCCTGAAGATCGGCCCGTCGACCACGCCTGAGATGGCGGTCGAGTACGTCGAGCGGCTCGACCCGCACAACCAGCCGGGCCGGCTCACGCTGATCAGCCGGATGGGCAACGGCAAGGTGCGCGACGTGCTCGGCCCGATCGTCGAGAAGGTCACCGCCTCCGGCCACCAGGTCATCTGGCAGTGCGACCCGATGCACGGCAACACGCACGAGGCGTCCACCGGCTACAAGACCCGGCACTTCGACCGGATCGTGGACGAGGTGCAGGGCTTCTTCGAGGTGCACCGCAGGCTCGGCACGCACCCCGGCGGCATCCACATCGAGCTGACCGGCGAGGACGTCACCGAGTGCCTGGGCGGCGCCCAGGAGATCTCGGACATCGACCTGGCCGGCCGCTACGAGACCGCCTGCGACCCGCGGCTGAACACGCAGCAGTCGCTGGAACTGGCGTTCCTGGTCGCGGAGATGCTCCGCAGCTGA
- a CDS encoding Stk1 family PASTA domain-containing Ser/Thr kinase: MERSATNVIGGLLEQRYRVGTLVARGGMSTVYRGVDTRLERPVAIKVMDPRFSADPQFVARFEREARAAAKLHHPGVVQVHDQGVDEDRVFLVMELVEGGTLRDLITERGKLDVPLALTVIEKILSPLAAAHRADLVHRDVKPENVLIGPGGTVKVADFGLVRAMSTVGVTSDTMILGTVAYLSPEQVTTGTTDARSDVYSAGVLLYEMLTGTPPYVGDNAISVAYRHVNDDVPPVPDVPAEVAELVRRATRKEPFLRPADADSFLSEVETARAMLGLATVDVPVPASAPSAAPTEEPTAHVPAPPSPAEQTLRVEPVRVGAGAPFAEPTVPVHRPNPLVPPSTGPQGTKAISRADLIMPPSEPMPAAPPPPARVRTKRPPKKKTPEQLHEEMRARSKRQFVTWISVVVVAAILVGLTSWWLAVGRVTKVPDLVGKELSTAIAMLDQASLKSTQGTENSDTVPAGQVIGTDPPAGTEATQGDHVRIVVSAGKPVVPQVNAGSEIAAAEREIASVGLKSQLNPVEDAFSDRVPKGKVVTLKPAPGTPVPIGSTVVIVLSKGSEPKPVPSVTGKTKDEAFAELSAAGFEPVEGPTEFSAAVDGGRVVRTDPPAGSNMPPNNRKVTVVLSADSVTVPHVEGKSVKEAKKILEEAGLKVDVQFNERDRARVVNQSIRAGERVPKDTKITLIAV; the protein is encoded by the coding sequence GTGGAAAGGTCGGCTACGAACGTGATCGGCGGGCTGCTCGAACAACGCTACCGGGTCGGCACCCTGGTAGCGCGGGGCGGCATGTCCACCGTGTACCGCGGTGTGGACACCCGCCTGGAGCGCCCCGTGGCCATCAAGGTCATGGACCCCAGGTTCTCCGCCGACCCGCAGTTCGTCGCGCGGTTCGAGCGTGAGGCGCGGGCCGCCGCCAAACTCCACCACCCGGGCGTGGTGCAGGTGCACGACCAGGGCGTGGACGAGGACCGGGTCTTCCTGGTGATGGAGCTGGTCGAGGGCGGCACGCTGCGCGACCTGATCACCGAACGCGGCAAGCTGGACGTGCCGCTGGCGCTGACCGTGATCGAGAAGATCCTCTCGCCGCTGGCCGCCGCGCACCGGGCCGACCTCGTGCACCGGGACGTGAAGCCGGAGAACGTGCTCATCGGTCCGGGCGGCACGGTCAAGGTCGCCGACTTCGGTCTGGTCCGGGCGATGTCGACGGTGGGCGTGACCAGCGACACCATGATCCTGGGCACAGTCGCCTACCTTTCACCCGAACAGGTCACCACGGGCACCACGGACGCGCGCAGCGACGTGTACTCGGCGGGCGTGCTGCTGTACGAGATGCTGACCGGCACGCCGCCGTACGTGGGCGACAACGCCATCTCCGTGGCCTACCGGCACGTGAACGACGACGTGCCCCCGGTGCCGGACGTGCCCGCCGAGGTGGCCGAACTGGTCCGCCGGGCGACCCGCAAGGAGCCGTTCCTGCGGCCCGCGGACGCCGACTCGTTCCTGTCCGAGGTGGAGACCGCGCGGGCGATGCTCGGGCTGGCCACCGTGGACGTGCCGGTACCCGCCTCGGCGCCCTCGGCGGCGCCGACCGAGGAGCCGACGGCGCACGTTCCCGCGCCGCCGAGCCCGGCCGAGCAGACGTTGCGGGTGGAGCCGGTGCGGGTGGGCGCGGGTGCGCCGTTCGCCGAGCCGACCGTGCCCGTGCACCGGCCGAACCCGCTGGTGCCGCCGTCGACCGGCCCGCAGGGCACCAAGGCGATCTCCCGGGCCGACCTGATCATGCCGCCGTCCGAGCCCATGCCCGCGGCGCCCCCACCGCCGGCCCGGGTGCGGACGAAGAGACCGCCGAAGAAGAAGACGCCCGAGCAGCTGCACGAAGAAATGCGGGCGCGCAGCAAGCGGCAGTTCGTCACGTGGATCAGCGTCGTGGTGGTGGCCGCGATCCTCGTCGGGCTCACCAGTTGGTGGCTCGCGGTCGGTCGCGTCACCAAGGTGCCCGACCTGGTCGGCAAGGAGCTGTCCACGGCCATCGCGATGCTCGACCAGGCCTCGCTCAAGTCCACCCAGGGGACCGAGAACAGCGACACCGTGCCCGCCGGGCAGGTGATCGGCACCGACCCGCCGGCCGGCACCGAGGCCACGCAGGGTGACCACGTGCGGATCGTGGTGTCCGCCGGCAAGCCGGTCGTGCCGCAGGTCAACGCGGGTTCCGAGATCGCCGCGGCCGAGCGGGAGATCGCGTCGGTCGGGTTGAAGTCGCAGCTCAACCCCGTCGAGGACGCGTTCAGCGACCGCGTGCCCAAGGGCAAGGTGGTGACGCTGAAGCCCGCGCCCGGCACGCCGGTGCCGATCGGCTCGACGGTGGTCATCGTGCTGAGCAAGGGCTCCGAGCCCAAGCCGGTGCCGAGCGTGACCGGCAAGACGAAGGACGAGGCGTTCGCGGAGCTCAGCGCGGCCGGGTTCGAGCCGGTCGAGGGTCCGACCGAGTTCTCCGCCGCGGTCGACGGCGGCCGGGTGGTGCGCACCGACCCGCCGGCGGGCTCGAACATGCCCCCGAACAACCGGAAGGTGACCGTCGTGCTGTCGGCGGACTCGGTGACCGTGCCGCACGTCGAGGGCAAGTCGGTGAAGGAAGCGAAGAAGATCCTGGAAGAGGCGGGCCTCAAGGTCGACGTCCAGTTCAACGAACGCGACCGCGCCCGCGTCGTCAACCAGTCCATCCGGGCCGGGGAACGCGTCCCCAAGGACACCAAGATCACTTTGATCGCCGTGTAG
- a CDS encoding Rv2175c family DNA-binding protein, producing MSAIPAAADVLAPDLEVLPLPEVAERLDLPINRVQQLLRDGQLLAERRNGILVVPAAFLAAGGVVKGLPGTVTVLRDSGFSTEEILRWLFTEDETLPGTPIEALRGDRGREVKRRAQALAF from the coding sequence GTGAGTGCGATTCCTGCCGCTGCGGATGTGCTGGCTCCCGACCTGGAGGTCCTGCCTCTACCCGAGGTCGCCGAGCGTCTTGACCTACCGATCAACCGTGTCCAACAGCTGCTTCGCGACGGTCAACTGCTCGCGGAGCGCCGGAACGGCATCCTCGTCGTCCCCGCCGCGTTCCTCGCTGCCGGAGGCGTTGTGAAGGGGCTGCCGGGCACCGTCACGGTGCTGCGTGATTCCGGCTTCTCGACCGAAGAGATCCTCCGGTGGCTGTTCACCGAGGATGAAACCCTCCCCGGCACGCCCATCGAGGCGTTGCGCGGCGACCGCGGCCGTGAGGTGAAGCGGCGGGCACAGGCCCTGGCTTTCTGA
- a CDS encoding phytoene/squalene synthase family protein has product MTDLAAAYARCRELNARHGRTFFLATKLLGPDQRPAVHALYGFARWADEIVDSGESADPTAELKLWEARLEEEWAGRATGHPVLAAVVDTAHRYSIDHSLFTEFLASMRMDLTVTSYPDFAALERYVHGSAAVIGLQLLPVFGTVVPRAEAEPSAAALGRAFQLTNFLRDVGEDLDRGRLYLPEDVLAVHGVDRELLVWCRRTGKSDQRVRRAFRHFVAHTFAEYREAEVGVPMLRPVSRPCVRTALTLYREILDEIVAADYQVLDRRVAVPDSRRLAVAVPAFGRALVARVIGR; this is encoded by the coding sequence GTGACGGACCTGGCCGCGGCGTACGCCCGTTGCCGCGAGCTGAACGCCCGGCACGGCCGCACGTTCTTCCTCGCCACGAAGCTGCTCGGGCCCGACCAGCGGCCCGCCGTGCACGCCCTGTACGGCTTCGCCCGGTGGGCCGACGAGATCGTGGACAGCGGTGAGTCCGCCGACCCGACGGCCGAGTTGAAGCTGTGGGAAGCGCGGCTGGAGGAGGAGTGGGCGGGGCGGGCGACCGGTCACCCGGTGCTCGCCGCCGTGGTGGACACCGCGCACCGGTACTCGATCGACCACTCGTTGTTCACCGAGTTCCTGGCGTCGATGCGGATGGACCTGACCGTCACGTCGTACCCGGACTTCGCCGCGCTGGAGCGGTACGTCCACGGTTCGGCGGCGGTGATCGGGTTGCAGCTGCTGCCGGTGTTCGGGACCGTCGTGCCGCGAGCCGAGGCAGAACCGTCCGCCGCCGCGCTCGGCCGGGCGTTCCAGCTGACGAACTTCCTGCGTGACGTGGGGGAAGACCTGGACCGGGGTCGGCTGTACCTGCCGGAGGACGTGCTGGCGGTGCACGGCGTCGACCGCGAGCTGCTGGTGTGGTGCCGGCGGACCGGTAAGTCGGACCAGCGGGTGCGGCGGGCGTTCCGGCACTTCGTCGCGCACACGTTCGCCGAGTACCGGGAGGCCGAGGTGGGGGTGCCGATGCTGCGGCCCGTGTCACGGCCGTGCGTGCGGACCGCGCTCACGCTGTACCGGGAGATCCTGGACGAGATCGTGGCGGCCGATTACCAGGTGCTGGACCGGCGGGTGGCGGTGCCGGACTCGCGGCGGCTGGCGGTCGCCGTGCCCGCGTTCGGGCGCGCGCTGGTGGCCAGGGTCATCGGCCGCTGA
- the mptB gene encoding polyprenol phosphomannose-dependent alpha 1,6 mannosyltransferase MptB → MAATPSSPRSSAAPVEPVRSSATQVPEQASRSSRPDRSDPGGIPIRTILLGVGGVMLLALGGTGAGAILKHDPLLADTTLSFIRYGHGHDLATAVLYIGLGMVVWAWIRLGRMVRNRHVGTTAVLTAIVAWTLPLMFAPPLFSKDIYSYLAQGQLALNGLDPYSVGPAVLQSPLSDNVSWVWQNTPAPYGPLFLMLSEGVVWVTGGSVIGGVVVMRLVLAIGLALLCWALTGLTRHLGGRAAIALWVAAANPLMLVHLIAGAHNDLLMVGLLAAGVLLVLDRRHVLGIAVVTLAFAVKATAVVALPFLVLVWARRLPGTRTAQLGKAIAGGVATFVSVFAATTLLSGLDLGWIPALSSSSTIVNWLSLPSAVGDFAHTAVNAVVRVEPGWFMTIARGLGSVLLVYIAWRQWRAARDGGPEAVRRAAITMLAVALLSPATLPWYFSWPLVMAAALPWTEVGLKAAAFFSTCLLLVTFPNGDTALYAWVYLAMVAAVSALACVSLTKPDPLRLSGRYV, encoded by the coding sequence ATGGCCGCGACCCCGTCTTCTCCACGATCGAGCGCCGCACCTGTCGAGCCGGTGCGGTCGTCGGCTACCCAGGTTCCGGAGCAGGCCAGTCGGTCGAGCCGGCCGGACCGCTCCGATCCCGGCGGCATCCCGATCCGGACGATCCTGCTCGGCGTCGGCGGCGTCATGCTGCTCGCGCTGGGCGGCACGGGCGCGGGCGCGATCCTCAAGCACGACCCGCTGCTCGCCGACACCACGCTGAGCTTCATCCGGTACGGCCACGGCCACGACCTGGCCACCGCGGTCCTCTACATCGGTCTCGGCATGGTCGTCTGGGCGTGGATCCGGCTGGGCCGAATGGTGCGCAACCGGCACGTCGGCACCACCGCGGTGCTGACCGCGATCGTCGCCTGGACGCTGCCGCTGATGTTCGCGCCGCCGTTGTTCAGCAAGGACATCTACAGCTACCTGGCACAGGGCCAGCTCGCCCTCAACGGCCTGGATCCGTACTCGGTCGGGCCGGCGGTGCTCCAGAGCCCGCTGTCGGACAACGTGAGCTGGGTCTGGCAGAACACGCCCGCGCCGTACGGGCCGCTGTTCCTCATGCTCTCGGAAGGTGTCGTCTGGGTGACCGGCGGCAGCGTCATCGGCGGCGTGGTGGTCATGCGGCTGGTGCTCGCCATCGGCCTGGCGCTGCTGTGCTGGGCGCTGACCGGCCTCACCCGCCACCTCGGCGGACGCGCCGCCATCGCGCTGTGGGTGGCCGCCGCGAACCCGTTGATGCTGGTGCACCTGATCGCCGGCGCGCACAACGACCTGCTCATGGTCGGCCTGCTGGCCGCCGGCGTGCTCTTGGTGCTGGACCGCAGACACGTGCTGGGCATAGCGGTGGTGACGTTGGCGTTCGCGGTGAAGGCCACCGCCGTGGTCGCGCTGCCGTTCCTGGTGTTGGTGTGGGCACGTCGGCTGCCCGGCACGCGGACGGCGCAGCTGGGCAAGGCCATCGCGGGCGGCGTGGCCACGTTCGTCTCGGTGTTCGCCGCGACCACCCTCCTGTCCGGGCTGGACCTGGGCTGGATCCCGGCGCTCAGCTCGTCCTCCACGATCGTGAACTGGCTGTCGCTGCCCAGCGCGGTCGGCGATTTCGCGCACACCGCGGTCAACGCGGTCGTCCGGGTCGAACCGGGCTGGTTCATGACCATCGCCCGCGGGCTCGGCTCGGTGCTGCTGGTCTACATCGCGTGGCGGCAGTGGCGGGCCGCCCGTGACGGCGGGCCGGAGGCGGTGCGCCGCGCCGCGATCACCATGCTGGCCGTGGCCCTGCTCTCCCCCGCGACGCTGCCCTGGTACTTCAGCTGGCCGCTGGTGATGGCCGCCGCGCTGCCGTGGACCGAGGTCGGGCTGAAGGCGGCGGCGTTCTTCTCGACCTGCCTCCTGCTGGTGACGTTCCCCAACGGCGACACGGCGCTGTACGCGTGGGTCTACCTGGCGATGGTCGCCGCCGTGTCCGCGCTCGCGTGCGTGTCGCTGACCAAGCCCGACCCGCTGCGGCTGTCCGGCAGGTACGTGTGA